Within the Desulfovibrio sp. genome, the region TGCGCCTTGGCGCGGTATCACCCATATACACTACCGAACCCCAGGGGTTTGCCGATCAACCATGGTTTTTGAACCAGGTGGTTGAACTTTTTGTGGCGCCGAGCTGGCATCCTTGCGCATTTGTGGAGGCTTTGCTGCAAGTGGAGGCCAGTCTAGGCCGTGTACGCAACGCTGATCCTGCCCTGCGCTTCGGACCAAGAACCATTGATGCGGATTTATTGCTTTTTGGTCAACAGCGCAGCGACGATGCGCACTGTCTTGTGCCGCATCCCCGGCTAACCCAACGCGCATTTGCCCTGGTGCCTCTGCTGGACGTTGCCCCTGGCATCCATATTGACGGGATCTCTGCTGCGGACTGGCTTTCGCGCCTGAAATTTGAAAAGGATGGACAAAGAATTTCTCAGTGACGGCAAGAACTCTCTGTGGTAGGGTCTTCATCGGCTTGCAGGCAGGTTGCCCAGCCGCAAACTCCAGATTTTTTGGCCCGATGCCCTGCATGAGCCTAAGGAGCACGACAGATGTTGAAGTGGCTTATTTTGATATTGGCGGTCTACGCCCTGTATCGTCTTTTCGCCAATGATGTGCTGAAAAAGAAAAAAGAAAACAATGAAGAAAATGCGGCCGAAATGGAACGCAAGATAGCTGCCGGAGAAATGGTCAAGGACCCGGAATGCGGTACCTACGTTTCTGCCGAAGGCAATATTTCTGTGCGCGATGGTGAACTTGTCCACCATTTTTGCAGCTATGAATGCCGCGACAAATTTTTGCAACGTCTTGAAGAAGGCGGTCGCGAATTGCCCCCGCGCGAATAACCGTTCGGCGACACAAAAAACTATAACGGGTGGGAATGTGCCAGTACGGCCATATCCCACCCGTTTTTATTATGGAAACGCTGATTTTATTCTGTTTGGCGGTGTTGTTGGCGGCGTTGCTTTCTTTTTTTTGAAACCGTCGAGGACGGAAGAGTCCATTCCTGCTTCAAATAAAGATCGCGCCTTGCCAAACGAAACAACTGCGCGTTGCCAACAGGCTCTTTAATCAGTGCTTTCTTATATCGTGCCGTGGTCCGGCAACTAGAGCATTTAACACTTGAAATGCTCGCGTACGGCAGGCAAAAGCCCGCCTACTCGCATTTCGTGGCAAGGATTTTCAGAAAAATCCTTGCAGAGCATTTAACTCATTTCATTCGTAAACTGCTCTATCTTACGCCGCAAAGTTTTTTGGCAAAATCTGACTGATCCTGAAGGTCGCCCAGCCGTAAAAATCCCTGCTTGCGCGCCATGTCTCTGGCAATGGCCATAAACAGACGGATGCGGTTCAGTTGATTGGCCTCACTGCTGCCCGGATCATAGTCAATGGCCATGATGTTGGCCTGGGGGGCCGCCCGGCGCACTGTCTTGAACGCTCCACGGCCAACCACATGATTGGGCAGGCAGCCGAAAGGCTGAAGGCACAGAATGTCCTTTGCCCCGTGGTTGAGAAATT harbors:
- the folK gene encoding 2-amino-4-hydroxy-6-hydroxymethyldihydropteridine diphosphokinase, which codes for MREEIQAYVSLGSNSTDAERMLQLAREALGNLPHVRLGAVSPIYTTEPQGFADQPWFLNQVVELFVAPSWHPCAFVEALLQVEASLGRVRNADPALRFGPRTIDADLLLFGQQRSDDAHCLVPHPRLTQRAFALVPLLDVAPGIHIDGISAADWLSRLKFEKDGQRISQ
- a CDS encoding transcriptional regulator → MLKWLILILAVYALYRLFANDVLKKKKENNEENAAEMERKIAAGEMVKDPECGTYVSAEGNISVRDGELVHHFCSYECRDKFLQRLEEGGRELPPRE